The DNA window aaccttaaGATCAAACAAGTCCTAATATGTTCTTCTCTTTCCCTTGAAGCAGTTGCTGTTCCTCAATCACAAGGAGATAATGTGAGTAGTTCTAGCAGTTCTAGCAGCGACTCTGGTTCTTCAAGTGGTGAGTGACGTTTCTtgtcataattttaaaaaacaatgttGCCTCTGATTGGTGAGAGTTAGTGACTCACTTACACATGCTTTGCCTGTGCAGATTCAGACAGTGATAGTTCTTCTGGCTGCAGTTCAGATCAAGGGAACCATTGATGGATTATGTCATAAGATGAGACTAAATGGTAaaagaaataatgaaaaaactaattaaacttGAAGTTCTGTTTGAAGCAAGTATTTGACATACAATGTCTTTTCTCAAAAAAGAGTAACACTGGTCTTAGCTTTTCAAGttgttttatttatgttttaccCTTTTGGGATTGGGAACAGGTGAAGATCATCAATCAAGATAAACATTGCATTGGGAGATGAAATGGGCAGAAAGGCACAAACATATGATTGGAATTAAGCTGATTACTACTGtactttatattattagtaatgGGTTTTAGTATTATTGAGATTTATTTGGCTGAGATATCATTTAAACTGATTTTGGGAGCAGCGGCAGCAGCTCATGAATAGAATTTATTAACTGTCTGGGAGCCTGTTATTATGCAAATCCCGCGTTTTCATTCTCCGAATGATTGCGAGGGAAAAGCATTCAGGAATCTAGAAACAAACAACACCTTATAACATTCACTTGTGGGATGATGagtatttatgtattaataccCCCCATGTTATATTTATATGGTGGAGAAGTTGGGTTGATTATGTAGACAGGCCAATGGAGATGTTAGGTTTCTTTCATGTAAAACAAATGGCTGGTGATTTCAGTTTATGGTGGTGCAATGTTTTTGAAGTTATGTCATTGCAAACTTTGTACAACTCCAAGTAGGTTAATGATAGTGGTAGAGTTCAAGTTAAGTTATGtgtaaatatttaaagattagTTAGTTGCCTTTGTTTGTGTTCATATctttccattttattttattttagattcaaTCATTCTTCTTGCCCATAATCCAAGAAGTTTTATGCAATATCcctaataaacttaaataaatatttctaattaaactaataagaaTTCTTTTTAGAAACATTTTGATGAAGTTAGCACAAACGAGGACATGTATAGAATAACTTGTATTCATATTTCTTCTCTCTATCTCAACTTAAAATATTCTATAAGTTGAGTAATCTTTGATCTTTTAGTTCATGAACCAAAATTCTAGAAAGCacataataaaagatataaatattGATGATTCATCACAATTTGTAAACAGATTAAAAAAACTCTAAGATGAGTAATCCCACCAATTCAAGTGTATTGGAACATTATTTCTAAGTATGCAAGACAAGCTAGATAGCTAGCTTAGCTATGTGTTCCTTAACCATAAACAACAATCGCAGAACAAAACTCATTAAAAGAAGTTACAAGTATCTGTCTACAAATGCAGAAACACTTGTATGCAGAAATAGTAATGTTGTCAAGAtggtttaaaattttcaactcTGGTTGGCAAACTTGATTCCCTTTTCAATTGAAGCCTTGAGTTCTGGTTTAAGGTTTTCCAATCCTTGCTTTTCAAAGTCTGAAAGATTGCCCAATTCTAGAACTTCCTCCACACCATTCTTTCCCAACCTCACCTGTATTTCAATTCAGTGTCAAAATTTACATCCAAactcaacatatatatatatatatatatatatatatatatataatattcatcaaCTTTAAATCAATAATGAATTCAATCTATgaaatcatcaccttcgaaGCAAAGAAGGGCAATTCAGTGATGCTCGATTGTACATATGAACATTCTACAACATCTGGTACTCCATTTAGACCCTTCAAGCATGCATCAGCGAAAATAGCACCAGCATAGCTGCAAGAAGGAGAAAACATATATGGTAAGATTACATCTTATcccatcaaccaaaataccaaaTAAAGGATATTTCAGTCatttaaaccaaaaaaatcaCCTTTTCAGCAAACATGATTTTTTAGTTTACAAGAGAAAAGGCCTTAAATTAAACAAGCTCTagatattcaaacaaaactcCAAAGCTAAATAACAATGTACATTAATTCTTTCAATAGTTGCAACAACCAATTATGGAACACATATATCACAAAGCTATGAATTCTTAGCGGGTATTATAGAGACATCACTTGGCAAAACATGGAGTCAAAGAGATGTATCAACACTGAGCAAGCTACACTGCAAAGTGTTAGAAATATTCTCTCCTCTGAGCCGTTAGATTCCACTAAAGTCCAAGGAAGGTTCATGAATGCTGCTCACTCATTTTAGTTCCCAATCgattctttaaattaaataaaatgaagaatcAACTAACTTGGGTTTGAGTTCAGCACAGACTGACAAGGGCTAGGGTTAAATATAAGATTGTTGGATTGCTAATGGGCTTTTGATTAATATTGTTAGTTACTTGGTagtattataaataatgtaatagGATGCTTCAATATTGATGTAATGTCTCTATCTCTCTCCTAGCCATAGGACTCCCCTTACTCATCTTAATGCAATCTACTTTCTCATCTCCCTCTCTATTCTTACTCTACTATCCTACTGCTTTATTATACACTTCATATGTGGTTACTGCCAAGAAATATCACAGTAGaatattatgattataaaaTGTTAAGATGTCACACCCAAAGGAAAGAATGATGCCATAGAGATATCAAATGAGTTACAAACTTACGCCATTGAGAGTGTTGCCGAACCCTTTCCAGCCTTAGCTTCTACAACTTCTGTACCTCCATCTTGTGTCCTCTTTGTAAGAGCAATAATTTGTTCATCTGACAAGTTTGCTTGTGGAGTGGCCTGGAAGCAACCGACAGAagtcaaaacaaaaacaaaggaAATGGTTGGTTGAGGAAATccttaaaaaagaataataaaatagttgtaCCTGTGAAAATAGAGGTAGAATGGTTATCCCAGCATGACCACCAACAACAGGTACAATAACACCTGAAATCAAAATAGGAAATTGAGTTCACATTCAAAATTAGGGGTACCCTGgattatataatgataaataatttgagtGTATTTGTAAACCTGTAGTTTGCCACAATCTGTGTCACACATGTTATCGAAAAATCGtcaaaactaaaaaatgaaAGTGTTTTTTCTCTACCGTTATAGGTTTGTTTCCTGGAAAGTGATCCAAATTATATTCTTGATAATGGTTTTAACATTTACTTCATTTGGTATACAGACTATTTTCTGATCATGATTAAATGATTGTGTGAATTTTaacttcatttggtataaagataCTTTTTGAATCATGATCCATAAGTAAACAGCTAAACTAAAAAATAGTGCTTTAGGGGAAGGGATTGAGAAGACAAACCCTCAACAGGAACATTTGCCTTCCCGGCATAGAAAGTTCTGGCCCTAACCACATCTAATGTGGTCACACCAAACAATCTCTTCTCATCATAAGTCCCAGCTTTCTTGAAGATCTCAGCCGCAATGGGGACAGTAGAATTCACAGGGTTACTAATCATATTAACAAGCGCCTGATGACACacacacaaacaaacaaaccaatATCAATTGAACACTGTAAAACACAACAAAAGAAACAAACTTTAAGGAAAGTAAAGTGAAAATATAGGGGTTTTACATTAGGGCAATATTTTGCAATAGCAGTGCAGAGAGATTTCACGATGCcagcgtt is part of the Impatiens glandulifera chromosome 1, dImpGla2.1, whole genome shotgun sequence genome and encodes:
- the LOC124919113 gene encoding malate dehydrogenase, mitochondrial; the protein is MKAAMLRSIRASCRASSTSHFLRRAFSSESHPERKVAVLGAAGGIGQPLALLMKLNPLVSRLAVYDIAGTPGVAADISHINTRSEVSGYAGEEQLRHALEGADIVIIPAGVPRKPGMTRDDLFNINAGIVKSLCTAIAKYCPNALVNMISNPVNSTVPIAAEIFKKAGTYDEKRLFGVTTLDVVRARTFYAGKANVPVEGVIVPVVGGHAGITILPLFSQATPQANLSDEQIIALTKRTQDGGTEVVEAKAGKGSATLSMAYAGAIFADACLKGLNGVPDVVECSYVQSSITELPFFASKVRLGKNGVEEVLELGNLSDFEKQGLENLKPELKASIEKGIKFANQS